Within Thermomicrobiales bacterium, the genomic segment GGGGCGCGAAGCGCTCATCGCGGAGCTGGCAGACATTGGCATCGTTCAGGATGTCGACGAGCCACTGATCCTGAGCCGCGACATCAGCGCGGCTGGCCGATCCACCGCCCGGATCGCGAACCGCACCGTCACCGTCGCCACGCTCGCGCGCATCGGCCAGTCGCTGGTGGATATCCACGGGCAGAGCGATCACCTGTCGCTCCTGCGGCCACAGGTTCAGCTGGAGCTGCTTGATCGCTACGCCGGGACAATCGAACAACGGCTGGCACTAGCAGGGGCACTCAACGCCTGGCGGCACTTGCGCGCACGAATTCAGGACTTTGACGACGAGCAGCGGCAACGCGCTCAGCGCATCGACCTCCTTCAGTATCAGTCTGACGAGATCGAAGCGGCTGCCATCCTGCCGAATGAAGACGAGCTGCTCGGCCAGGAGCGCACCCGATTGGCGAACGCCGAGCGCTTGATGCAGGCGTCGGCAGACGCGATCGCGGCGCTCAATGGCGACCCGACATCGACTGAGCCGACGGGTGCGCTCGACCTCCTTCGCGTATCCGGGCGTATCCTCGGCGAGATCACTGGCCTTGACGTCGGCATCGAACCGACGCTGACGCGCTTGAATGACGCGCTCTATGTGCTCGAAGATGTCAGCTCAGACGTGCGCAACTACGCCGAACAGGTCGAGATTGACCCGCAACGCCTCGAAGTTGTCGAAGAACGCCTCGATCTCCTCCGCCGCCTCAAGCGCAAGTACGGACCGACGCTCGATGATGTCCTGGCCCACGCGGCGAGCATCGCCGACGAATTGGCGCAGCTCACCGGCGGCGAGGATGACATTGATGCACTCCGCACTGCCGAAGCACAGCAGCGTCGCGCGTTGGGCATTGCGGCAATACAGCTTTCGAACGCGCGCAAGGCGGCTGCGACGCAGCTTGCCAGCAAGGTCGAAGACGCGATCCACGAGCTCAACATGGGCAGAGCGGCTTTCGAGGTCCGCTTCGAGACGCGACCAGATCCGGACGGTGTTGACGGGCCAGACGGCAAGCCAGTTGCGATCGATCCGACCGGTGTCGATCAGCTGACGTTCTACCTGGCAACGAATCGCGGCGAAGATCCGCGTCCGCTGGCGCGCATCGCATCCGGCGGTGAGACGGCGCGGCTTATGCTGGCGCTGAAATCCATCCTCTCCGACGCCGACGAGACGCCGGTGCTGGTCTTCGACGAGGTTGACGTCGGCGTCGGAGGGCGCAGCGGGCAGGTCGTGGGTGAAAAGCTGTGGGGCCTGACCAGTCGCCACCAAGCCATTGTCATTTCACACCTGCCGCAGATCGCAGCGTTTGCCGACCATCACATCACCCTGGTAAAGACGGAAGAGGAAGAGCGTACCGTGACGACGGCGCGAACCATCGACGGTAGCGAGCGTATCGATGAGGTCGCGGCCATGCTCGACGGCACGCCGATCACGCCCGAATCACGCGCCAGCGCAACGGCACTGCTGAAGCGCGCCAGCGACTGGAAACAGAGGCGCAACGCCAAAGCGCGATAAGGCGACTGATATAATCGCGGCGCTTCCGGAGCCCCGTGAGGCGCTACCAGAAAGGACTTCCAGCAGATGCAGCCGAACATGCGAATGCTGCAGCAGATGCAGAACCGGATTCAAAAGATTCAGGGCGAGCTTGGCGAGACAATCGTCGAGGGCACAGCCGGTGGCGGCATGGTGACGGTCCACGTGACCGGCCTGAAGGCGGTCGTGGGTATTAAGATCGCACCCGAAGCACTTGATCCTTCCGACGCCGAGATGCTGGAAGATACGATTCTCGCTGCCATCAATGACGCGATGGAGCGGGCCGAAGAGTTGGCCGCCGACAAGATGTCGGCCGTCACCGGCGGGATGCGTATCCCCGGTCTGATGTAAGCGCTTCCGCATACGACTTTGCTGGTGAACCGGCGGCGCGACGCGCGGCCGGTTTTGCGTTGGCGCGGGAAAACGCGAGCAGCTCCGCCAGCACGAGCAGCATGAACAGCAGCGTCCCGCTCGCCGGCGTCAACGTGCCGATGCCATGCAAGACGAAGCAGGCCACGATAAACATCGCCAGCAGGTAGCCTTGTCGACGAGCCCGCATCACGTCGTGCTTGTGGGCGA encodes:
- the recN gene encoding DNA repair protein RecN, translating into MLRELAIHNLAVIQETRLSFAPGLNVLTGETGAGKSMVIDALGAVLGARTSAEVVRTGASSAWVEAVFDIVDVRGREALIAELADIGIVQDVDEPLILSRDISAAGRSTARIANRTVTVATLARIGQSLVDIHGQSDHLSLLRPQVQLELLDRYAGTIEQRLALAGALNAWRHLRARIQDFDDEQRQRAQRIDLLQYQSDEIEAAAILPNEDELLGQERTRLANAERLMQASADAIAALNGDPTSTEPTGALDLLRVSGRILGEITGLDVGIEPTLTRLNDALYVLEDVSSDVRNYAEQVEIDPQRLEVVEERLDLLRRLKRKYGPTLDDVLAHAASIADELAQLTGGEDDIDALRTAEAQQRRALGIAAIQLSNARKAAATQLASKVEDAIHELNMGRAAFEVRFETRPDPDGVDGPDGKPVAIDPTGVDQLTFYLATNRGEDPRPLARIASGGETARLMLALKSILSDADETPVLVFDEVDVGVGGRSGQVVGEKLWGLTSRHQAIVISHLPQIAAFADHHITLVKTEEEERTVTTARTIDGSERIDEVAAMLDGTPITPESRASATALLKRASDWKQRRNAKAR
- a CDS encoding YbaB/EbfC family nucleoid-associated protein, whose translation is MQPNMRMLQQMQNRIQKIQGELGETIVEGTAGGGMVTVHVTGLKAVVGIKIAPEALDPSDAEMLEDTILAAINDAMERAEELAADKMSAVTGGMRIPGLM